One window of Streptomyces sp. FIT100 genomic DNA carries:
- a CDS encoding MbtH family protein: protein MSNPFENPEGVYSVLVNDEDQHSLWPDFVDVPAGWRVVHGPASRQSCLDHIEAHWTDMRPRSLAEAMDG from the coding sequence ATGAGCAACCCGTTCGAGAACCCCGAGGGCGTCTACTCGGTGCTGGTCAACGACGAGGACCAGCACAGCCTGTGGCCGGACTTCGTGGACGTGCCGGCCGGCTGGCGGGTGGTCCACGGGCCCGCCTCGCGGCAGTCCTGCCTGGACCACATCGAGGCCCACTGGACCGACATGCGTCCGAGGAGCCTGGCCGAGGCCATGGACGGCTGA